The region tcaattaacaaaataataattcattaacaattaacaaattaacaactcataaacatataacaaattaacaattcataaacatttaacaaattaacaattcataaacattttaacaaataatgaattaaaaaaaaatgcccagtccgatcaagaacaaaaaaaaaaaaaattgattttttttttttggaaaaataacaaggattaaatgttaaacatgcttagaatataatgtatataacaaaataataacaaaagttcatagtagaaaaccttaatcgaagatttttgtagagttattttaatcgagttgtacgccgcttttttccaaaattcgaACTTAGAATCTCTGCTCCTTGAAACGAATATCGAGTAATCTAAACTTTCCCGACAAAATTTAATAGAAAACGACGTTTTTGGATGTGGGGACCACCTTCGTATCGCATACAAtggcgttttttttttttttgccactgGAGAGACCAGTGGTGGAACCCGACGGGATTTATGTTGGGTGATATAGCGAAAAGATTTTCCGCGCTATAGGTGAGAGAAAAATTGGTTTAccgttacggttaagtgcttATCCGCGCTAAAGGTATTTttgtaacctttttttttgttggggtatttttgttcaaaatgtttttttttaggTCATTTCGGTTCCGGACTCGAGAATATGGCACTTTTTGCATTTTGGAGCGTCCCAAATATTTGGCATTATTCCAGTTCATATAGCGCACCGAATATTTACTCCCAATATAGTTAAGTTAATCATAGAAGACAGACTAAAGTttattaaattcttattttaaataaagaaatttcAAAAAGGCAGTAAACACTAATTAACCTAAAAGGAAGTTAAATTATACTAGCTATCAAACGTATAAAGACTTAGGGTTGCCGCCaacctcttctttcttcaatttcctGAACGTCTTCTTCTTTCATTAATTTCCTAAACTCATTCTTCATGGTAATCTTTCATAAAAGATGATTGTATTTTGCTCTGTTAATCTTTAGATGTGTAATATGGAGGGTATATAAGGGTAAGTGTTTTTGTCATAAGGTTAAAATGgggtttttcaaaaaaagttatATCTAGTATTGTCTGGGAGTAGGAAGAATCTCATCTTACATggtgaccttttttttttttgaaaaaagaattgGCTGAAAAAGTTAGTTACTTCTGATGACAATGCACTTGAAAaggatataaaaataattaaaagaaaaaactctAAAAATTGAGCAGTATGAATATTCAAAGAAGTTAGTCTACATACGCAAAGATAGTGACAGTCAGATGGTAGCAATTACGTTGCTGTTAATACTTGTGACTTGCAAGAttgttaaattatttaaatgttagtattttatatatttaatctATGTGCAAAATATATGATTGTTAACTATggttaatattaataattgtAGTTAAAAAAAGTGACATGTGTCATTTATTTATTGATCGGGTGTAAACATTCATACCGGTAAGTTTTTACCTATTTGACCATGTAATGCATGTAAACACGAGTATTAATCTTGTTCAATTTTATATTCATATAGCGTGATCACAAATTGTCCCAGCACAGGAGTATTAAAATAATGAACTTTGAAACAGAAAATTCAGAGCATAAAGTTAGAAAATATTGTAGTGCCTTTTTAACTTTACCGTTCATTTGTCAAGATATGAGAGAATCTAAGCTACCAATAAGCTTCCACATTTTGATACTATGTGTCCCCATAAATCTAATATTTTAATGTTAATACAATATCCTGTTCCAAATTCAACtgagttcttatttttttatttctttttaggtTGTTTATTGAAAGTGACAAACGCGTGAACAGAAGCCCTGTATTTTAGCAATTATTTTGGACGTTGACTAGAGTGTCAGTACTTAATTTTGTGTCCACACAAAAATTAGGAATAAAATAATGATTAATCAAACAGTCTTCTCATAGTTTTTGTCCAAGTAAAATGACAGCAGTGTCGTGAAAAGTCCATTGATCTTATCCTTCAATGCTGCACATGGAACGTTGGACGAGTCGATTGATATTATCGTGATATGCGGTGAGataaatgaaatttttatttacttaataatTAGAAGTATCagatttaaattaaaaatataataagtttTTGGTAAGAAgcaatttttccttattcattGAGTGACTTTTTCTTACCGCTACGTAATGTTGAGGCTTTAGAAAATTTAGTGTACTAAACTTTAGGTATAGTTTATATTCGAAAAAATGAAGGACAATCTCGGAACAACGGTAAAATTATCTTTTGTGTGACTTATAGTTAAGTTACGGATGGAATCGAATCATACAATCAGTGACTAATACTTGTATCATGGTAGGGTAGGCTGCCTATATTATACCCATATTGAGATGCAATCCTCTGTCGGCCCTGTGTGAATgcaagattttttattttttatttttatttcgaGAAATTGATTGGACTAAATTAAATTTATTGTGCGATCTTATTATCCCATAATGCAAATTAGAGTATTGACTTATCATGTTGTTTGAAAATACTACGTTGGAAAGTAAAACCATTAATTTGAAATTCTTCAAAATGCGTTTAGAACCTTACAAAAGTTGCATCTTTCTATCTTATCTTCCCTCCCATCCTCCCACccaacaaatcaagaaaaagagaagaacaaAAAGACATGTATGTGCTCatgcttcaaatatgtttgcCGAACATATTTTAGGCTTAATATATAGACATTCTCTAAAATTTatcaataaatttcatttagatacTTAAATTACCGCTGCTCGAATTGAGTATCCAAACACATGATAAAATGTTCATGTTAAATACTTCTggttcaaattttggaaaaacatttgCCTTTTTCTCAAACGTCTATCAGATAGTTAAGTTAagagataatggtaaaaaaaaacACCTCATGTACcaccctttttttattttcctacctgaactatcggGTGTGGGGTTTCCTACCTAAATTATCTCGATTAGTTTCATAAAAACACATGCtttcaactatcagttgttcacttttcctacctaaactatcaccaactagttTGCAATTAGTTGGTGATAGTTGTTCACTTTTAATGAGGTGCgttttgcaaactagttggTGACAGTTTTGGTAGAAAACTCTCACACGTGCTAATTCATGTATGAAACTCAAAAGAATGTAatacttgaggtgtgtttttgacccttaacCCCTAAGTTAACCACCTAAAGTGTGTCACCTATTTACAGTTAATTATACACGTCAACCTCAATCGAAACATGCCTAAAGTTTTCACGACAAACTGAGGCTAGCTAATGCATATAATTAAAGAATGTGATATATTTTAAATGATTAACTTATCTACGTAATTGACACTTGAGAAcacgcgcaaaaaaaaaaaatccaaaacttGAACAAAAGGTGTCTAATAGGAATATTTAATGTATTTAAATGCTCACTTAGAATAAATCATAATTTGAgcgtctaaatgaaatttattgaaaaatttaagGGGATATCATGTATTAACATCTCATGCTATATAACCAAGCCAGCACTTGAATCAAAATATTCTCCAAAAGGCCAAAGTgtgagtccggagcctaaaagGCACATTTTTGCATCCAAAAAATCAAAGGGGGTTGGCATTTTCACGATAAACCAAAAGGGGTTTATCATGGACTGCCCACGTTTTGCAGCTCTTTTAACGGAACATCCTGACACGTCACGTCTGTTTcgttaaacaaacaaaaaaaaattaaaaaaattataaggcaAAACGTGAACTGGTCCATGAGTTGCAAAAAAGTTTTTAGTAAATCGTGGACCAGCCCACGTTTTGCAAAAAATAGTTTTGCAACTCGTGGACGAGCGCACGTTTTGCCAAAAACTTTTTTGTAAATCGTGGATCAGTCAACATTTTGAGGCAAAAAGGCACTCAAACTTGACTATAACACTGCAAGAAAGATTTTAGACTTGAGTATACGTCTTCTTACTTTATGGATAGCAGTTACTACCAACTCGAGCTAGGCGAAGCAAGTCTACATTATGGACTGAGTATTCTTATTGCGAGTTGCGAAAACATAATTGATTACATATAATTAACTAAAATTTTGAATATATGCTACTGATCTCTCTTTATCCTGATTGTGACAGTTGTAGTACATTTATAAAAGGAATATCTGGAATAGTTAAATCATCTTTCAAAAATTTGAGGCAAAATGTGGACTGGTCTATGATTGCCAAAAAGTTTTTGGTAAAACGTGGGCTGGTCCAcgatttacaaaaaaaaaaaaattttaactcgtggatcagtccacgttttaccttataaattttttttaaaaaaatttgtttaaCGAAACAGACGGAGGCATCAGGATGCTCCGTTAAAGGAGCTGCAAAACGTGGGGCAGTCCGCAATAAACCAAAAATAATTATCGTGAAAATGCCAAACCCCTTTGGTCTTTTGGGTGCAAAAATGTGCCCTTTAGCTCCCAAAAGTGTTCCGTTAATTTAGTATATTATACTAAAGAACCCAATAAACTTCGAGATTCTGATTCATATCGTTCAAACTGAGGGAtggaatatttatttataatttagaAAGCATATTCTGGGTTAAAGTACCAAGTAGCTGTTGTATATAATTCATGGATTTAATGGTTCAGGTATTTCAGTACGTCCTTAATATAGATATTTAAACACATGTCAGAAATTTACgtagttttaatttctttgcagaattattatttaaaatttattcttCTCCTGAACCAGGTTCCGGATTCATTATACAAACAAATATAAATCAAATTTTAGAGAAAATAAGTGGTGTTCCTTAATCCCTACTGCAAAATCTTTCAAGAAAAAACAGCTATTGACATTACACAAAATTAGATATATACACATGGTTACAAACTTACGATCCTCCTCAGCAACAACAAcatggaaaaaagaagaaaaccaaaattcgattttttttctcttttttttttttttttttctcttttttaactACACATAAGAATTAAAGCGACGGACAGTCTTGGAAAGCAATATAAGCGAGTAAGGATAAGATGCTGTACGTCTGTTTGTCTGTCGCAGGCGTTTATGGGATTTATTTaggtatgttgttatttattgtCGCATTAAAACGACGGAACGACGCTGTAAGACGCATCGGGGACATTAAGGAGTGAGTCAATTTCGATCTCAGTACGTTTAGCGAATCGCCCTTTGATTCTAGGTCGGGTCTCAGCGTAAGCCTTTCTAGAAGCATATCGAATAGTCTTCTCGAACTTTCTATTCTTCCTTTTCTCTCTGTACCTCATTACCCTAGCTTCCCTGTCTACCCCCGAGACCGGGTTCGGTACGTCAGCCCCTGCGGTCGATGAGTTCATCACGAAGGTGTTTGATACATCCCCCATTGTACTGTGGTCAGGCACAACTCCAACGTCCATAGATGATGATGAGACCTGTTTTAGTTAAACAAAGGCAAAATAAGCTTCACATGAACTTACAAATTCAGTGTATATTTTAGTGAGTGAAGGGTTTAAAAAGGCGCAATAAATCTTAAATTACACGACATGAAATTATCTCAAGGAATTTACAATATATAAGGGAATATGAGagaactttttttattttatttttatttttttatttttttatatagagATGATAtcaattaattgaaatataAGTATACgttaataagtttatttagatCTTATGATTTCTAGAGGTCTTAAGTCCTatcaaattttttatatatatttagatttagagggaaagttggaatttgaaccTTACACGTTCAagattttagtttttttaaaatttaatgggtttaaattaataatttatatataattaatgaatttcttaagacaaatacaaaatttagaCGAAATCTATTCTGTTCCATTGAATCCGTAAGCTAAACTTTAACCACATCCCTGTTTAGATCTTATGATTTTCGGAGGTAATCCTATCAGAGATTTATATATACCTATAAAGAAAGTACAGAGAAtttctagcttctcattttccTTGTGTGTAAAACTGCTATCAGTTGAGTTTAATGAAACTACATGTTTTACATAATTGATCCTAACATGTTCAAGATTAAGgcgtaattatttttattagcatggtaaatcaaaagaaaaacaaaagagcgataacaataataataataggaaTATATAAAATGGAATTGAAGGAATTCAGGTAACCAAACAATATGCCTAACTGAATTATTgtcctgaaaaaaaaaatgaagagagagaagaggacATACACTTTGGCTAATGGATTGAGAGTTGAAGTTGTACAAGTAAGGTTTAGATCCACCAAAATCCATTTCATAAGTTGGAAAACCATCAACAACCTGACCTAATTGCAAATGTGTCGCCTCGTTGTTATTCTGCACAGGCACAACTCCATCTGAACTATAATGTCCATGTTGTTGATGCTGCTGATGATGAATATTCGGTTTTTGCTCACAAGACATAATATCTAAATCCAAATACGAATCCATATCATTAAACAAATAATCAGCAGTTTTATactgattattattattattatcattatcatttccAGCTTCTTTCGGCGTCGGGAGTATCCACGACGCCGCTTCAGCTTCCTCCTCATGTTCATGAGGAGGAGTGAAATCCGTACTTCCCTCACCATCGCCGTGACATTTCACGGCGATGGCTGAGTCGTAAAACGGAACAACAGGAAAACGCTCGTGTCTACGAGCTAACGGATTCGCGGAATGGATATCGCGATCGCACGTGACGCAGAGTGCGGCCGCATCCGCCTTGCACGTGACGCTAGCCGGTGCTTGCTCACACACTTCGCAAACCCAAACGCGCGCGTGACGCGACGCGAGCTTGTTCGCCGCGTGGATTTTGCAATCGCAACTTAAGCATAAAAACGCAGAATCTGCACGGCAAAACACTGTAGCCGACGTCGTTTTGCATGAGTCGCATAACTTCGCCGTTAAACTCCAATTTTCCGATCCCATTTTATATTGTTtctctttcactttcttttcttttctttttttagtgaGGGAACTAAAAGTTGAattgcttttttattttgtcaaaattatttttttgattactAAGACTgactaatatatatacaagtataaAATAGTGACTCAACTGCTTTATTTAAACGAAGTTATCTCCAGTGGGAGGGATATCTGGAAGATGACGAATGAGGGATCGCAACGTGGAACGGTTTATAGCCAAACAAATTTTGGCATTAAACAATGttggaaaaataagaaattgtcGCTTATGAGAAGAGGGAGGGTAGGATGAGAATTTAAAACTTAGGAGTTTTGAACACGGCGTCAAATTTAATGTCTTCATAGTTACTGAATTCGCAACTAAATATTcataaaaattgataaaatgCTATCACGAATATACAGTGTGAACAAAAGTTATTGAATTCGTCCAGACGCATATGTACTCCTTTTGTTCCATTTTATGTGATAACATTTGActagacaaaaaatttaaaaaagaagaaagaatttttaaaataaacgtTAGATATTTGTATACcaataaatcatttcattaagagttAAGACAACAGCGGCATACCCATTAAAATTTCACAATATGAGATCAAATAATTTCTTTATAgagtaaaatgaaaattttaaaattaacttatatatttttaattataaaattgatacattcttttttaaatagatttaaaaaaaaaatagtgtgtCATAATTATACTCTCCTAGTATCCTTCAACCCCCACAAGGAAAAGAGCCGTGTTTGGATTGAAGGGAGGGTGATAGTGGGTCTTTAACTAAGGACACGTTTGGCTTTTTGTGAGTGTTGTATCAAAAGGGGTAGAAACAACTCGTACTTCACAATGGAATATGGGACCCGTCGCTCGTGAATAAGACTATGGCAATTTTTACAGGGTGCCCCACCTTTAAAATAGGTTCGTGACTATTTTGTACACCCTGGCTAAAAGGAGTATAGGGAGGTTGGCTTTTGAAGCTTTTGGAGAGTCACTCGTGACTCACGAGAGGTGTACTGCTAAATAATTTTGATCAATTACTCGGTATTCGATATTCGCCGTTCGATATTCCTTGTTTCGTTGGAATTGAAGTAAAATATTCCCTAATAAAGATGACTTCATACTCAAAACTCAAATTTGAAGTATTTGGTTAAGGATGAAAAGATATTTAGTACTCGACATGTCGACCATAACCTTGATGGTGTACTTGCTAAGTAGGGAAGAATGATAAAAATAAATCTTTTGAATCGCGTATTCTTATAATTAAAGATATGTGCATAATATATGAGAATTAGcttttgaattttgttattttagaaTTTAGACATGTTATGTTATTCCTTGTAAGGAGGTATGACTAAGGTTAGGATAGAAATATTAGAATTAAGATCTTACGAGTTGTAGACATgtaaatcaaaataagaaaatactcCATCGCATTCTCTTTATGCAAGACTATTTGTTGATTTTGGATGAggtttaagaaaaataaaattttaaaactgTATTCAAAATGCCCTTTTAGATAAATATGTGGTTGTAAATAGGAATCATCTCATAAAGCTTAAACTTGTTTCTAAATAAAATTCGGTGACGacatctttttcaaaaacaaattagaaaaggAAAGTGTCATGGCATTTTGGGGTAATAACTTAAAACCAAAATCAGATGCAAGAACGAGTTTTGATTGTAACACAAATCTCATGCTGAGATAAGGCTATGATATATGACTTAAGATCTATCCACATTTTTTATTATACGATCTAAATTCTCAAGGAACACAAACACCTATGTAGAAATTCATTTGACCAAACAAGAAAGAGCATAGGAAGAAATCATCATTTAACAAAAATATCCATTTAGTCATCCACGAGTTTCCGAGCCAAAATCTATCCCTAATTGGTTGTCGGATAGACAGTAATGAAGTCTAATACAGTACTCCCcttccaatttatatgacactaaTGTTAGGcacaatgtttttaaaaaaataagatttttgaaatttgccTAAAATAAATTTTCGTTATTTATGTGattgtaaattatttcattaaaggtaaagaaattttttaaagtttagttgtttctaattattaaaaattaaaaaaaaaaaaaaagaagataatatTCTATTTGggatacactaaaaaaaatgtgTCAGATAAATTGAGACATAAGGAGTAAATATTTTTCGTCCCTTGCCTTATAAGTTCCGTCGACATATTTTCCATTACTGCTTTGATAATTCTCTATACTTCGCCTAATCTACTCTTTTGTCTTGGTCAAGTGAAGCTAATGTTATTTGCCCTTCTCTTGTTCAACAAAAAGTGATGACTTTCTTTTGTATGCTAGCTGAAATGAAAAAGAGGAGCTTCTTGATTGATcgattgattaattaaaagtaGAAAGAAATTGATAAGGTTGATGAAGTAAATTAAATTACTCTCCCAATTCAaatttatatgatataatacggattttgagagtcaaataagaaaatatttgaTAACGATTTATTCGTATgatctttaaatattttgagtTATTAATTACTGTGGTTTATAGTGCTTTTGTGTAgcttctaaatataaaaattatttttaaaaaagattaaagATTGTATATCTAAATTCAcgatcaaaatataaaaagtcaATTCTAAATTCAAACTAcgtcatataaattggaatgATTGAGATATTTAAAAGTCAGATGTATTCAAATTTacgatcaaaataaaaaaatcaatttcgaaATTCATTTGTGTCGTATATTTAAATTAGAACAAATTGACTATGTAAAAGGTTCTGCAATTAATGCAAACGTGTTCATTCCTTTATGCAAATGCCTACAATTAAGTAGGGATGTGATAGTTACTTATTCCTTTTTAAGTCGGATTTTAGTAATCGActtctaataataataataataataatttaattaaatgcTTGATCCAGCTCTTTGATAAATACTTCTAGCGTTTGATTTATAAACTTAAAGtcaatatttaaattttgtttgatTGGCAAAAAATACTTTCctataatatttttatcaaaGGGAGAAGAACTATCTGCTTCCTCTCTTGGTATCACTGTCTCAACCCAACGGCTAAAACATTATGATCAATCCCTAGTACTACTCtagtaatattaataatattatgcagtgtttttttataaatattttctcaGGAAAATATTTCCACCTACCGACTATAgaatatttttcacaaaattatattattaaaaaaaaagtgcatgGGACCCTGAATGGCTGAATACCCATACCCCGTATAGGGTGTTTCATTGCTTTGGGACTTTAGTATTATCCAATAGCAACAAATGCATCACGTGGGACGGTGAACAACGACAATACAGACATGCATCTTTTGCCCATGATGTACCTTTCATCAAGACGTCATAACTAGTTTTTTTattaggcttaatgcatatgcgccCCCAAAACttattcctttttttcattttaacaccttaactaagtgttgttcctattgaatcCCTCAACTCGTCCTAAGtatgtctatcaaacacaatccgaaTTACATAGTATTCCATCTTGAATGTAAGAACATGCTAATTTCTAATATAATTATGTcatcttttagctaagattagcaaAGAATTTGAGAGGGTGAAAAGAGAATCCCAATTAAGCTTGCGATGAAAAGAAGAATCCGCAGAACCGACATAtccatgacctaaagaatagcttaccacatgtctaaaatattactcgACTTTCATTTCCCTAATTTAATTTCTCATTTCTAATAAAAATCGAGATTTTAGGGGATTTGATGTACATACACGGAGCCGCAGTTCAGTTGTAACAACACTTAAGgtgccaaaatggaaaaaagggacaaatttagggggccgcatatgcattaagccttatTATTATAGTTGGGTGCAAACTTAGACTTTGTTATCCGAAAGAGTGCGGAATTTGTTGAGCAGGAGATATGATTATATGTTCGAAATCCCCTGCATGCGTGCTTTCTCAGTcgaactagtcgtatagggctTGCTTAGTATAGTGTACCTTTGCGGTATTGGCATAGCTATTTGTAAGTCAGCGGTTTAATTACCCAAAACGCAGTCAAAGAGTAGCGGTTGCGGGTTTGGCTTTGTTCCTCTCACATTTATTAGGATGTTATAGAATATTTAACCACATCATTAATGATTGTGGTTTGGCCCTTTCCCGGACCCTGCATAATAAAAACTTAGTGCACCAGACTGCCCTTATTTAATCTGAAGTTAAAAACTCTTGGAATAAAGTATTTCGTTCTTTGTTGGATCTTCAGTATAAGCAATATCAAGTGGAAACAAAACAGAATGATTAATCGT is a window of Lycium ferocissimum isolate CSIRO_LF1 chromosome 12, AGI_CSIRO_Lferr_CH_V1, whole genome shotgun sequence DNA encoding:
- the LOC132039952 gene encoding zinc finger protein CONSTANS-LIKE 4-like, whose translation is MGSENWSLTAKLCDSCKTTSATVFCRADSAFLCLSCDCKIHAANKLASRHARVWVCEVCEQAPASVTCKADAAALCVTCDRDIHSANPLARRHERFPVVPFYDSAIAVKCHGDGEGSTDFTPPHEHEEEAEAASWILPTPKEAGNDNDNNNNNQYKTADYLFNDMDSYLDLDIMSCEQKPNIHHQQHQQHGHYSSDGVVPVQNNNEATHLQLGQVVDGFPTYEMDFGGSKPYLYNFNSQSISQSVSSSSMDVGVVPDHSTMGDVSNTFVMNSSTAGADVPNPVSGVDREARVMRYREKRKNRKFEKTIRYASRKAYAETRPRIKGRFAKRTEIEIDSLLNVPDASYSVVPSF